The following coding sequences are from one Peromyscus leucopus breed LL Stock unplaced genomic scaffold, UCI_PerLeu_2.1 scaffold_553, whole genome shotgun sequence window:
- the LOC114702138 gene encoding disks large homolog 5-like: protein MFSDVTGVVATPTAFGQLVQCPYSSAMNMLARLRRLLGRENGEGRETRERQTQAGLQPPCKKPNRKWSRRWYKASKKPPPTPTCLTKRQVKQKVESLTTQLREMTAQRNDLRDRLILVTEGSLDKRPYHRPNPFYEKLKMQHQQVMSDLQNFENENLEASQKLSELTKEKVLLW, encoded by the exons ATGTTTTCTGATGTCACGGGTGTTGTAGCAACACCAACTGCCTTTGGACAGTTGGTTCAGTGCCCTTACAGTTCAGCCATGAACATGTTGGCACGACTCAGGCGCCTATTGGGtagagagaatggagagggaagagagaccagagagaggcagacacaagCTGGCCTTCAGCCTCCATGTAAAAAACCAAATAGGAAATGGTCCAGAAGATGGTACA AGGCCTCCAAGAAGCCACCACCCACTCCAACCTGCCTCACAAAGAGGCAAGTGAAGCAGAAGGTGGAGAGTCTGACCACTCAGCTCCGGGAGATGACCGCCCAACGGAATGACCTGAGAGATCGGCTCATCTTAGTAACCGAAGGATCCTTGGACAAGAG GCCCTACCACAGGCCAAATCCTTTCTATGAAAAGCTCAAGATGCAACATCAGCAGGTCATGTCAGACCTGCAGAATTTCGAGAATGAGAATTTGGAGGCCTCACAGAAGCTCAGTGAGCTGACCAAAGAGAAAGTCTTACTTTGGTAA